One genomic segment of Actinoplanes ianthinogenes includes these proteins:
- a CDS encoding sodium:solute symporter family protein, which translates to MSGLRLDVDFVDYLILAIYFVTVLGVGFAARRAIRNSADFFLSGRSMPAWVTGLAFISANLGALEIIGMAANGAQYGMMTLHYYWVGAVPAMVFLGIVMMPFYYGSKVRSVPEFLRLRFNRPTHLFNALSFAVAQVLIAGVNLYALALILQALLGWPLWLSIVIGAAIVLVYITLGGLSSAIYNEVLQFFVILAGLLPITIIGLVKVGGWNGLVDQVQNSKLGDAALHTFSNTASTDNPLGASWIGIIFGLGFVLSFGYWTTNFAEVQRALSAKDMNAARRTPIIGAFPKLLIPVVTVIPGLIALVTVQGLGADQGALKYDYAIPLLMRDLLPNGVLGVAVTGLVASFMAGMAANVSGFNTVFTYDIWQSYVRKDRPDGYYLRVGRIATVVGVLIGIGTAFIAADFNNIMNYIQALFSLFNAPLFATFIVGMFWKRMSAWAGFWSLLLGFLASLTLYVLHLSEVLKFNSDLEESFWGAGAAFVVAVIVAGIVTPFTPGKPDNELRGLVYGLAGPSTGADVVITGEKVWWRNPVVLGTVALILAALLYVPFW; encoded by the coding sequence GTGAGCGGTCTACGGCTCGACGTGGACTTCGTCGATTATCTGATCCTCGCGATCTATTTCGTCACCGTGCTGGGCGTCGGCTTCGCGGCCCGCCGGGCGATCCGCAACAGCGCCGACTTCTTCCTCTCCGGGCGCTCGATGCCGGCCTGGGTCACCGGCCTGGCCTTCATCTCGGCGAACCTCGGCGCGCTGGAGATCATCGGCATGGCCGCCAACGGCGCCCAGTACGGCATGATGACCCTGCACTACTACTGGGTCGGCGCCGTCCCGGCGATGGTCTTCCTCGGCATCGTGATGATGCCGTTCTACTACGGCTCCAAGGTGCGCAGCGTCCCGGAGTTCCTCCGGCTGCGGTTCAACCGGCCCACCCACCTGTTCAACGCGCTCAGCTTCGCGGTGGCCCAGGTGCTGATCGCCGGCGTCAACCTGTACGCCCTGGCACTGATCCTGCAAGCGCTGCTCGGCTGGCCGCTCTGGCTCTCCATCGTGATCGGCGCGGCGATCGTGCTGGTCTACATCACCCTCGGCGGGCTCTCCTCGGCGATCTACAACGAGGTGCTCCAGTTCTTCGTGATCCTGGCCGGCCTGCTCCCGATCACCATCATCGGCCTGGTCAAGGTGGGCGGCTGGAACGGCCTCGTCGACCAGGTGCAGAACAGCAAACTGGGCGACGCGGCCCTGCACACGTTCTCGAACACCGCCAGCACCGACAACCCGCTCGGCGCCAGCTGGATCGGGATCATCTTCGGTCTCGGCTTCGTGCTGTCGTTCGGGTACTGGACGACGAACTTCGCCGAGGTGCAGCGGGCGCTCAGCGCCAAGGACATGAACGCGGCCCGGCGTACCCCGATCATCGGGGCGTTCCCGAAACTGCTGATCCCGGTGGTCACCGTGATCCCCGGCCTGATCGCCCTGGTCACCGTGCAGGGGCTGGGCGCCGATCAGGGCGCGCTGAAGTACGACTACGCGATCCCGCTGCTGATGCGCGACCTGCTGCCCAACGGCGTGCTCGGGGTGGCGGTCACCGGTCTGGTCGCCTCGTTCATGGCCGGCATGGCGGCCAACGTGAGCGGATTCAACACCGTTTTCACGTACGACATCTGGCAGTCCTACGTCCGCAAGGACCGGCCGGACGGGTACTACCTGCGGGTCGGCCGGATCGCCACGGTGGTCGGCGTGCTGATCGGGATCGGCACGGCCTTCATCGCGGCCGACTTCAACAACATCATGAACTACATCCAGGCGCTGTTCTCGCTGTTCAACGCGCCCCTGTTCGCCACGTTCATCGTCGGCATGTTCTGGAAGCGGATGTCCGCCTGGGCCGGTTTCTGGTCCCTGCTGCTCGGCTTCCTCGCCTCGCTCACCCTGTACGTCCTGCACCTGAGCGAGGTGCTCAAGTTCAACTCCGACCTGGAGGAGAGCTTCTGGGGCGCCGGCGCCGCGTTCGTGGTCGCCGTGATCGTCGCCGGGATCGTCACCCCGTTCACCCCGGGCAAGCCGGACAACGAGCTGCGCGGCCTGGTCTACGGCCTGGCCGGGCCGAGCACCGGCGCCGACGTGGTGATCACCGGTGAGAAGGTCTGGTGGCGCAACCCGGTGGTGCTCGGCACCGTCGCGCTGATCCTGGCCGCCCTCCTCTACGTCCCCTTCTGGTGA
- a CDS encoding TetR/AcrR family transcriptional regulator C-terminal domain-containing protein, translating to MADFLWQERAGGKRGPKPALTLEAIADVAIAVADAEGLDAVTMQRVAADLGYTKMALYRYLPGKTELVAVMLERVMGAAPTLPEAGWRDALITWTKCLLSVFLRHSWALVASTGKRPIGPHELDWMEAALARMPAGLTGAERMDTVAILAAQVRALAMQPDESGMITALTEHAARFPAVTAAIADMTAHGGQDQALSFGLERILDGLEALLAKRV from the coding sequence GTGGCTGATTTCCTGTGGCAGGAGCGGGCCGGCGGGAAGCGGGGGCCGAAACCGGCGTTGACGCTGGAGGCGATCGCCGACGTGGCGATCGCGGTGGCCGATGCGGAGGGGCTGGACGCGGTCACGATGCAGCGGGTGGCCGCCGATCTCGGTTACACCAAAATGGCCCTATATCGGTATTTGCCGGGCAAGACTGAGTTGGTCGCGGTGATGTTGGAGCGGGTCATGGGTGCCGCGCCCACTCTGCCGGAGGCGGGGTGGCGCGATGCGCTGATCACCTGGACAAAATGCCTTTTATCCGTTTTCCTACGGCACAGCTGGGCGTTGGTGGCATCGACCGGAAAGCGGCCCATCGGCCCGCACGAACTCGACTGGATGGAGGCGGCCCTGGCCCGCATGCCGGCCGGGCTGACCGGCGCCGAACGCATGGACACCGTCGCGATCCTCGCCGCGCAGGTCCGTGCCCTGGCCATGCAGCCGGACGAGTCGGGCATGATCACCGCGCTCACCGAGCACGCCGCCCGCTTCCCGGCGGTCACCGCCGCGATCGCCGACATGACCGCCCACGGTGGACAGGACCAGGCGCTCTCCTTCGGGCTGGAGCGCATTCTCGACGGCCTGGAGGCGCTGCTCGCCAAGCGGGTGTGA
- a CDS encoding FAD-dependent monooxygenase yields MDVLISGASIAGPALAYWLARHGHRPTIVEIAPRLRTGGQAVDFRGDLHMGVLDKMGVLPALREVQTHGKAMRFVDEHGERQMEWPAEMAGGDLEVFRGDLARILCEASDATEYLFGDRIAAMDETPAGVDVTFASGRQRTFDLVVGADGVHSGVRRLAFGPDDRFVKHLGYYVATWAIPNEWDLTPDHLWHSAPGRMIGVSGNHRDPGAADVLAMFAAPKLTYDRHDPEAQKAILRERLGGMGWLGPRFLAELDKVDDLYFDQICRVDAPEWSRGRIVLLGDAACGATIGGQGTGTAVVCAYVLAGELAAAGGDHRVAFPRYVQRIAKFARGTQKGGDTTGRFMAPKTDRGIRMRNYLNNQKWFLDFTFKIASGRSTNLQLPDYTF; encoded by the coding sequence ATGGACGTCCTGATCTCCGGCGCGAGCATCGCGGGCCCCGCCCTGGCCTACTGGCTGGCTCGCCACGGTCACCGCCCGACGATCGTCGAGATCGCTCCGCGTCTGCGCACCGGCGGCCAGGCCGTCGACTTCCGCGGCGACCTGCACATGGGCGTGCTGGACAAGATGGGGGTGCTGCCGGCCCTGCGCGAGGTGCAGACCCACGGCAAGGCGATGCGTTTCGTCGACGAGCACGGCGAGCGGCAGATGGAGTGGCCGGCCGAGATGGCCGGCGGCGACCTGGAGGTCTTCCGCGGCGACCTGGCCCGGATCCTCTGCGAGGCCTCCGACGCCACGGAGTACCTGTTCGGCGACCGGATCGCCGCGATGGACGAGACCCCGGCCGGCGTCGACGTCACCTTCGCCTCCGGCCGGCAGCGCACCTTCGACCTGGTCGTCGGCGCCGACGGCGTGCACTCCGGGGTGCGGCGGCTGGCCTTCGGCCCGGACGACCGGTTCGTCAAGCACCTCGGCTACTACGTCGCCACCTGGGCGATCCCGAACGAGTGGGACCTGACCCCGGACCACCTGTGGCACAGCGCGCCCGGCCGGATGATCGGGGTCAGCGGCAACCACCGCGATCCCGGGGCGGCCGACGTCCTGGCGATGTTCGCCGCGCCGAAGCTGACCTACGACCGCCACGACCCGGAGGCGCAGAAGGCGATCCTGCGCGAACGACTGGGCGGGATGGGCTGGCTCGGCCCCCGCTTCCTGGCCGAGCTGGACAAGGTCGACGACCTCTACTTCGACCAGATCTGCCGGGTCGACGCCCCGGAGTGGTCCCGCGGCCGGATCGTCCTGCTCGGCGACGCGGCCTGCGGCGCCACGATCGGCGGCCAGGGCACCGGCACCGCGGTCGTCTGCGCCTACGTCCTGGCCGGCGAGCTGGCCGCGGCCGGCGGCGACCACCGCGTCGCCTTCCCGCGATACGTCCAGCGGATCGCCAAGTTCGCCCGCGGCACGCAGAAGGGCGGCGACACCACCGGCCGCTTCATGGCCCCGAAGACCGACCGCGGCATCCGCATGCGGAACTACCTCAACAACCAGAAATGGTTTCTGGACTTCACCTTCAAGATCGCGTCCGGCCGGAGCACCAACCTCCAGCTCCCCGACTACACCTTTTAA
- a CDS encoding HAD family hydrolase, which translates to MSIEAVVFDLDGVIIDTEEVWEEVRRGYVAEHGREFLPDSQDRMMGMSTVEWSSHLADEVGVPVPAAQVAADVLGRMAARYRESLPLIPGSVETVRALGKRYRLALASSSARILIDQVLATAGLTDEFEVTLSTEEVARGKPAPDVYLTAVAKLGLTPSVCAAIEDSSNGLRSAGAAGLAVIAVPHGVYPAAPDALAQASLVVKTITEVTPEAVAALR; encoded by the coding sequence GTGAGCATCGAGGCGGTCGTCTTCGACCTGGACGGCGTGATCATCGACACCGAGGAGGTGTGGGAGGAGGTCCGCCGGGGTTATGTGGCCGAGCACGGCCGCGAGTTCCTGCCGGACAGCCAGGACCGGATGATGGGGATGAGCACCGTCGAGTGGTCCAGCCACCTGGCCGACGAGGTCGGTGTCCCGGTGCCGGCCGCGCAGGTGGCGGCGGACGTGCTGGGGCGGATGGCCGCGCGGTATCGGGAGTCGCTGCCGCTGATCCCGGGTTCGGTGGAGACGGTGCGGGCGCTGGGCAAGCGGTATCGGCTGGCGTTGGCCAGCTCGTCGGCGCGGATCCTGATCGATCAGGTGCTGGCCACGGCGGGGCTGACCGACGAGTTCGAGGTGACGCTGTCGACCGAGGAGGTGGCTCGGGGCAAGCCGGCGCCGGACGTCTATCTCACCGCGGTCGCCAAGCTCGGGCTGACGCCGTCGGTGTGTGCGGCGATCGAGGACTCCAGCAACGGCCTGCGGTCCGCGGGCGCGGCCGGGCTCGCGGTGATCGCCGTCCCGCACGGGGTGTATCCGGCCGCTCCGGACGCCCTGGCCCAGGCCTCGCTGGTGGTCAAGACCATCACCGAGGTGACCCCGGAGGCCGTCGCCGCGCTCCGCTGA
- a CDS encoding LLM class F420-dependent oxidoreductase yields MNLGLHISNFSWPEGSARLGTTLAEIASAADEAGFERISVMDHLWQIHVIGPPEMEMLEAYTTLGFLAAHTRRAKLLTLVTGVIYREPGLLAKAVTTLDVLSGGRAILGLGAAWNAEESAGLGLPFPPTAERFERLEEALRICRQMFDGDETAFEGQHYTLTRLLNSPLPLSRPRPPILVGGGGEKKTLLLVAKYADACNLFAGPELPHKLDVLKRHCDAVGRDYDEIEKTVLYNIDPGERGERVGEIIDVMRHLAGLGVSVTHGSVRNAWDTKRFEIFRDEIIPAAEAL; encoded by the coding sequence ATGAACCTGGGGCTCCACATCTCCAACTTCAGCTGGCCGGAGGGGTCGGCCCGGCTCGGGACGACGCTCGCGGAGATCGCGTCGGCCGCCGACGAGGCCGGTTTCGAGCGGATCAGCGTGATGGACCACCTCTGGCAGATCCACGTGATCGGGCCGCCGGAGATGGAGATGCTCGAGGCGTACACGACGCTCGGCTTCCTGGCCGCGCACACCCGCCGGGCCAAGCTGCTCACCCTGGTCACCGGGGTGATCTACCGCGAGCCGGGCCTGCTGGCCAAGGCGGTGACCACGCTCGACGTGCTCTCCGGCGGGCGGGCGATCCTCGGGCTCGGCGCGGCGTGGAACGCGGAGGAGTCGGCCGGGCTGGGCCTGCCGTTCCCGCCGACCGCCGAGCGGTTCGAGCGGCTGGAGGAGGCGCTGCGGATCTGCCGGCAGATGTTCGACGGGGACGAGACGGCGTTCGAGGGGCAGCACTACACGCTGACCCGGCTGCTGAACTCGCCGTTGCCCCTGTCCCGGCCGCGTCCGCCGATCCTGGTCGGCGGCGGCGGGGAGAAGAAGACGTTGCTGCTGGTCGCGAAGTACGCGGATGCCTGCAACCTGTTCGCCGGCCCGGAGCTGCCGCACAAGCTCGACGTGCTGAAACGGCACTGCGACGCGGTCGGCCGGGACTACGACGAGATCGAGAAGACGGTGCTCTACAACATCGACCCGGGGGAGCGCGGCGAACGGGTCGGGGAGATCATCGACGTGATGCGGCACCTCGCCGGGCTGGGTGTCTCGGTCACCCACGGCTCGGTGCGCAACGCCTGGGACACCAAACGGTTCGAGATCTTCCGGGACGAGATCATCCCCGCGGCGGAGGCGCTGTGA
- a CDS encoding glycosyltransferase family 2 protein gives MSVVIPVGTAALPVLLAALPAVAEVIVVAGRDDDTTTAAAAHPAVRVVRQTRAGAGNALACGVAESSGDIVVTLAGDGSCDPAELPRYLQALRDGADVAQGSRFRGDGRDLSGGRGSRIGARVLLWLMAVLFGCRRTDPGFGFRAFWRDVAGSVGLPRVSGVDPVRGDGAEIEPLLTVRSGMNGLFVTEVPAVAYPRTAPATRPGVLPAARALIGEYLDRRRAARTAGADSIVVLTGRRTAGAEPGILGRTGTDAGLSNPGGLFGAANRASGHFSGQPSRRVSDGTPGPASDRLSAMDRLPALDDLGARWPATNPGSGMPGLERRQGPRGLGGFGGLGGFGGLGGSGDSGRSLGGGSGSTGLGRSPGGGSAAGGRALGGGSAAGGRSLGGGGAAGGRSLGGGGAAGGRSLGDATTVQRRWRDNRGAEAGREVGAGRRRMQGRPNLRVINGEGGGGGRTGKLRAVPRPDQDR, from the coding sequence GTGAGCGTCGTGATCCCGGTCGGGACGGCTGCCCTGCCGGTCCTGCTCGCCGCCCTGCCCGCGGTCGCCGAGGTCATCGTGGTGGCCGGCCGGGACGACGACACCACCACCGCCGCCGCGGCGCACCCCGCCGTCCGGGTGGTCCGGCAGACCCGCGCCGGGGCTGGCAACGCGCTGGCCTGCGGCGTCGCCGAGAGCTCCGGCGACATCGTGGTCACCCTGGCCGGCGACGGCTCCTGCGACCCGGCCGAACTCCCCCGCTACCTCCAGGCGCTGCGCGACGGCGCGGACGTGGCGCAGGGTTCCCGGTTCCGCGGCGACGGGCGGGACCTGTCCGGCGGGCGGGGCTCCCGGATCGGGGCGCGCGTCCTGCTCTGGCTGATGGCGGTGCTGTTCGGCTGCCGGCGGACCGACCCGGGCTTCGGGTTCCGGGCGTTCTGGCGGGACGTGGCAGGCTCGGTCGGGCTGCCCCGGGTGTCCGGCGTCGACCCGGTCCGCGGCGACGGCGCGGAGATCGAGCCGCTGCTCACCGTGCGGTCCGGGATGAACGGGCTGTTCGTGACCGAGGTGCCGGCGGTGGCGTACCCGCGGACCGCACCGGCGACCCGCCCCGGCGTGCTGCCGGCCGCGCGGGCCCTGATCGGCGAATACCTCGACCGGCGGCGGGCGGCACGGACCGCCGGGGCGGACAGCATCGTGGTGCTGACCGGGCGGCGGACGGCCGGTGCGGAGCCGGGCATCCTCGGGCGCACCGGCACCGACGCGGGCCTGTCGAACCCGGGCGGGCTGTTCGGCGCGGCGAACCGCGCCTCGGGCCACTTCTCGGGCCAGCCATCGAGGCGGGTGTCGGACGGGACGCCGGGCCCGGCCTCGGATCGATTGTCGGCGATGGACCGGCTGCCGGCCCTCGACGATCTCGGCGCGCGGTGGCCGGCGACCAACCCCGGGAGCGGGATGCCCGGCCTTGAAAGGCGGCAGGGTCCGCGCGGGCTCGGCGGCTTCGGCGGGCTGGGCGGTTTCGGCGGGCTGGGCGGGTCCGGCGACTCGGGCCGGTCGCTCGGCGGGGGCAGCGGGTCGACCGGCCTGGGCCGGTCGCCCGGCGGGGGCAGCGCCGCGGGCGGACGGGCGCTCGGCGGCGGGAGCGCTGCGGGCGGGCGGTCGCTCGGCGGCGGGGGCGCCGCGGGCGGACGGTCGCTCGGCGGCGGAGGCGCCGCGGGCGGACGGTCGCTCGGTGACGCCACCACGGTGCAGCGGCGCTGGCGGGACAACCGGGGCGCCGAGGCGGGCCGGGAGGTCGGCGCGGGGCGGCGGCGGATGCAGGGGCGGCCCAACCTTCGCGTGATCAACGGTGAGGGTGGGGGCGGTGGGCGTACCGGAAAATTGCGGGCCGTGCCGCGGCCGGACCAGGACCGATAA
- the fgd gene encoding glucose-6-phosphate dehydrogenase (coenzyme-F420) has protein sequence MIRFGYKASAEQFAPAELLRYGILAEELGFDSVFVSDHLQPWRHDGGHAPAALPWLGALAARTERILVGTSVLTPTFRYHPAVVAQAFATLGCLAPGRAILGVGSGESLNEVALGTQWPDGKERFARLKEAVLLIQKLWAEDRVTYEGQFYSTENVTIYDKPDQPVPIYIGASGPAATRLAGRIADGFITTSGKGHGLYTDTLLPAVKEGAEKGGKKLDDLDLMIEVKVSFDDDIERARNDTHYWGALALSPEEKTGVEDPVEMQRLADALPVERTATRWIVSSDPAEHAAKVAEYLDMGFKHLVFHAPGPDQERFLRLYSTEILPRLRTR, from the coding sequence ATGATTCGGTTCGGGTACAAGGCGTCGGCGGAGCAGTTCGCTCCGGCCGAACTGCTCAGGTACGGCATTCTCGCCGAGGAGCTGGGCTTCGACTCGGTCTTCGTCAGCGATCACCTGCAACCGTGGCGGCACGACGGCGGGCACGCCCCGGCCGCGCTGCCGTGGCTCGGGGCGCTCGCCGCGCGTACCGAAAGGATCCTGGTCGGCACCAGCGTGCTGACCCCGACCTTCCGCTACCACCCGGCCGTGGTCGCGCAGGCCTTCGCCACCCTGGGCTGCCTCGCGCCGGGCCGGGCCATCCTCGGCGTCGGCTCCGGCGAGTCGCTCAACGAGGTGGCGCTCGGCACGCAGTGGCCGGACGGCAAGGAGCGGTTCGCCCGGCTCAAGGAGGCGGTCCTGCTGATCCAGAAGCTCTGGGCCGAGGACCGGGTGACCTATGAGGGACAGTTCTACTCCACCGAGAACGTCACCATCTACGACAAGCCCGACCAGCCGGTCCCGATCTACATCGGCGCGTCCGGCCCGGCCGCGACCCGGCTGGCCGGCCGGATCGCCGACGGCTTCATCACCACCAGCGGCAAGGGGCACGGGCTCTACACCGACACGCTGCTCCCCGCCGTCAAGGAGGGCGCGGAGAAGGGCGGCAAGAAGCTCGACGACCTGGACCTGATGATCGAGGTCAAGGTCTCCTTCGACGACGACATCGAGCGGGCCCGCAACGACACCCACTACTGGGGCGCGCTGGCGCTGTCCCCGGAGGAGAAGACCGGCGTCGAGGACCCGGTCGAGATGCAGCGCCTCGCCGACGCCCTCCCGGTCGAGCGGACCGCCACCCGGTGGATCGTCTCGTCCGACCCGGCGGAGCACGCCGCGAAGGTCGCCGAGTACCTGGACATGGGCTTCAAACACCTGGTCTTCCACGCGCCGGGCCCGGACCAGGAACGCTTCCTGCGCCTGTACTCGACGGAAATCCTCCCCCGCCTCCGCACCCGCTAG
- a CDS encoding sigma-70 family RNA polymerase sigma factor codes for MANQPDTATVVAARAGDPAAIDRLVAGYLPLVYTIVGRALEGHADVDDVVQETMIRVLRNLGELREPEAFRSWLVAITVRQVRDRFRARQVGEHALLEEDLRDPGADFTDLAITRLELSGQRRETAEATRWLDEENRELLSLWWLEASGELTRDEIVDGTGLGRQHAAVRIQRMKGQLETARAVVRALHRHPICPELAVLIEPWDRRPNALWRKRIARHTRECMLCAPAWQDMVAAERLLAGMALVLPAPTLAAGLSTGAGAGAGGGMKALAVKAGLSATQKLLVTALAVTVAGGGGVAAYTLGGQNDPAVPQAVVAPSPATVTLPPSLPPSAAPTSRSPSPSRTQKSPSAKAAVPATRTSAKKGVGVWKFDGSTAALKNVGAGWYYDWAPQNDEIPGPAGVEFVPMIWGKQNVTSATLKQAKAEGDVLLGFNEPDMGGQANMSVEDALAAWPQLEATGMRLVSPAVAYGGDTAGGWLDRFMTGAKAKGLRVDAIALHWYGSDFSAAAVDQFLGYVDAVHKRYGKPIWITEFGLMNFSGSPKYPSDAQKVTFIKGTTAGLEKRSFVERYAWFGLPAVGDSVDFGLYKDGDSPTEAGKAYRAAG; via the coding sequence ATGGCGAACCAACCCGACACCGCCACGGTGGTGGCCGCGCGCGCCGGCGACCCGGCCGCGATCGACCGGCTCGTGGCCGGATACCTCCCGCTCGTCTACACCATCGTGGGCCGGGCCCTGGAGGGGCACGCGGACGTCGACGACGTGGTGCAGGAGACCATGATCCGGGTCCTGCGGAACCTCGGCGAGCTGCGCGAGCCGGAGGCGTTCCGCTCCTGGCTGGTGGCGATCACGGTGCGTCAGGTGCGGGACCGTTTCCGGGCCCGGCAGGTCGGCGAGCACGCCCTGCTCGAGGAGGACCTGCGCGATCCGGGCGCCGACTTCACCGACCTGGCGATCACCCGGCTGGAGCTGTCCGGGCAGCGCCGGGAGACCGCCGAGGCGACCCGCTGGCTGGACGAGGAGAACCGGGAGCTGCTCTCGCTCTGGTGGCTGGAGGCCTCCGGCGAGCTGACCCGCGACGAGATCGTCGACGGCACCGGGCTGGGCCGGCAGCACGCCGCGGTCCGCATCCAGCGGATGAAGGGCCAGCTGGAGACGGCCCGGGCGGTGGTCCGGGCGCTGCACCGGCACCCGATCTGCCCGGAGCTGGCGGTGCTGATCGAGCCGTGGGACCGCCGGCCGAACGCGTTGTGGCGCAAGCGGATCGCCCGGCACACCCGCGAGTGCATGCTCTGCGCGCCGGCCTGGCAGGACATGGTCGCGGCGGAACGCCTGCTGGCCGGCATGGCCCTGGTGCTGCCGGCGCCGACGCTGGCAGCCGGCCTGAGCACCGGAGCCGGAGCGGGCGCCGGCGGCGGGATGAAGGCGCTGGCCGTCAAGGCGGGGCTGAGCGCCACCCAGAAACTGCTGGTCACCGCGCTCGCGGTGACCGTCGCCGGGGGTGGCGGCGTGGCCGCGTACACGCTGGGCGGGCAGAACGATCCGGCGGTGCCGCAGGCCGTCGTCGCCCCGTCGCCGGCCACGGTCACCCTGCCGCCGTCACTTCCGCCCTCGGCCGCGCCGACGAGCAGGTCACCGTCGCCGTCGCGTACCCAAAAGTCGCCGTCCGCGAAAGCGGCCGTGCCGGCCACGCGGACCTCGGCCAAGAAGGGCGTCGGCGTCTGGAAGTTCGACGGGTCCACGGCGGCGCTGAAGAACGTCGGCGCCGGCTGGTACTACGACTGGGCGCCGCAGAACGACGAGATCCCCGGGCCGGCCGGGGTCGAGTTCGTGCCGATGATCTGGGGGAAGCAGAACGTCACCAGCGCCACCCTGAAGCAGGCCAAGGCCGAGGGGGACGTGCTGCTCGGCTTCAACGAGCCGGACATGGGCGGGCAGGCGAACATGAGCGTCGAGGACGCCCTGGCCGCCTGGCCGCAGCTGGAGGCGACCGGGATGCGCCTGGTCAGCCCGGCGGTCGCCTACGGCGGGGACACCGCGGGCGGCTGGCTGGACCGGTTCATGACCGGCGCGAAGGCCAAGGGGCTGCGGGTCGACGCGATCGCCCTGCACTGGTACGGCTCGGACTTCAGCGCCGCCGCCGTCGACCAGTTCCTCGGCTACGTCGACGCGGTGCACAAGCGGTACGGCAAACCGATCTGGATCACCGAGTTCGGCCTGATGAACTTCTCCGGCTCGCCGAAGTACCCGAGCGACGCGCAGAAGGTCACCTTCATCAAGGGCACCACCGCCGGCCTGGAGAAACGCTCGTTCGTCGAGCGCTACGCCTGGTTCGGCCTGCCGGCCGTCGGCGACAGTGTCGACTTCGGCTTGTACAAGGACGGCGACAGCCCCACCGAGGCGGGCAAGGCGTACCGCGCAGCGGGTTAG
- a CDS encoding ATP-binding protein, with translation MRMSVRLNLPREVDSVPAVRRLLRCALTSLTVDRQAGTDLEIALTEACANVVKHATGAEAYEVRLDVAEDRCSIDVVDDGHGFDPAGGTAPTADSERGRGLFLIRALAENVRMQSSPRTGSLIHFEKSFA, from the coding sequence ATGCGCATGTCGGTTCGGCTGAATCTTCCCCGCGAGGTGGACAGTGTGCCCGCCGTGCGCCGCCTGCTGCGGTGCGCGCTGACCTCCCTGACGGTGGACCGGCAAGCCGGCACCGACCTGGAGATCGCCCTCACCGAGGCGTGCGCCAACGTGGTGAAACACGCGACCGGTGCGGAGGCGTACGAGGTCCGCCTGGACGTCGCCGAGGACCGCTGCTCGATCGACGTGGTCGACGACGGCCACGGCTTCGACCCGGCCGGCGGCACGGCGCCCACCGCGGACAGCGAGCGCGGGCGGGGCCTGTTCCTGATCCGGGCGCTGGCCGAGAACGTTCGGATGCAGTCGAGCCCGCGCACCGGGTCCCTGATCCACTTCGAGAAGTCGTTCGCCTGA